Proteins from a single region of Haloterrigena alkaliphila:
- a CDS encoding fumarylacetoacetate hydrolase family protein — protein sequence MKYVRFRDPAGAVRRGELESGHVHFGNESYALEDEAIDVLPPCEPSKIVCIGRNYADHADEMGSNLPDRPMLFLKPPNAVAAHGDTVTAPAGKERIDHEAELGVVIGEQCRHVPVSDAMDVVEGFTCVDDVSNRDDQNEEQNWIRGKAFDGAAPLGPVLATPDEVPDDASVQSRVNGELRQDGSREQLIFPIPELIAEITTYLTLEPGDVIATGTPEGVGPLEDGDEVEIEIEGVGTLEHSIRRP from the coding sequence ATGAAATACGTACGCTTCCGCGACCCAGCAGGGGCCGTTCGGCGCGGCGAACTCGAGTCCGGTCACGTCCACTTCGGAAACGAGAGCTACGCCCTCGAGGACGAGGCGATCGACGTCCTGCCGCCCTGTGAGCCGTCGAAGATCGTCTGTATCGGGCGCAACTACGCCGATCACGCCGACGAAATGGGGTCGAACCTGCCGGATCGACCGATGCTCTTCCTGAAGCCGCCGAACGCGGTCGCCGCCCACGGCGACACCGTCACCGCGCCCGCGGGCAAGGAGCGCATCGACCACGAGGCCGAACTGGGCGTCGTCATCGGCGAGCAGTGTCGCCACGTCCCGGTCTCGGACGCGATGGACGTCGTCGAGGGCTTCACCTGCGTCGACGACGTCTCGAACCGCGACGACCAGAACGAGGAACAAAACTGGATCCGCGGGAAGGCCTTCGACGGCGCCGCGCCGCTCGGTCCGGTGCTCGCGACCCCCGACGAGGTGCCCGACGACGCGTCCGTCCAGTCGCGGGTCAACGGCGAACTCCGACAGGACGGCTCCCGCGAACAACTCATCTTCCCGATCCCCGAACTGATCGCCGAGATCACGACCTACTTAACCCTCGAGCCGGGCGACGTCATCGCCACCGGCACGCCCGAGGGCGTCGGCCCGCTCGAGGACGGCGACGAGGTCGAGATCGAAATCGAGGGCGTCGGTACGCTCGAGCACAGCATTCGACGACCCTGA